The following DNA comes from Micromonospora chokoriensis.
CGAGATCGCGATGTCGGCGAGCTGCGCGGCGTCCGGGTCGCGGTTGACGGCACAGTCGCCGTAGACCAGCACCCGGTCCGCGAGCAGCATGAAGAAGACGCTGGAGGCCACCGAGACCTCCGGCACGGTGCGGATGATCTCGAACGCCGGTCGGATGGTGGCGGCGGTGGTGTGGGTGGCGCCGGAGACCATTCCGTCGGCGCGTCCGGTCGCCACCATCAGCGTGCCGAAGTAGTTGGGTTGCGCCACGATGTCGTGCGCCAACTCGGCGGTCACGCCCCGGTGGGCGCGCAGCCGCGCGTACTCGACGGCGAAGTCGTCCCGCCAGCCGCTGGTGACGGGGTCGACCACGTTCGCGTCGCCGAGGTCGACGCCCAGCTCACGGGTCCGGCGGGCGATGTCGTCCGGCCGGCCCAGCAGGGTCAGCTCGGCCACTCCACGCCGCAGCAGGATCTCCGCGGCCCGCAGGATCCGGTCCTCGGCGCCCTCCGGCAGCACCAGGTGCCGACGGTGCGAACGGGCCCGGTCGATCAGCTCGTTCTCGAACATCAGCGGGGTGACCCGCGCCGAGCGGCTGACCCGCAGGCGGCGGGCCAGGTCGTCGGTGTCCACGCAGCGCTCGAACGCGCCCAGCGCCGCCTCCACCTTGCGGGGGTTGGCCGCGCTGGGCCGACCCTCGATCCGGCTGGACGCGGCCACCGTGTCGTAGCTGTCGCTGCCCACGGAGAGCACCGCCAGCCCGGTGTTCAGGCCCTCCACCAGCCGCATGACCCGGGGGTCGGGCTGCTCGCCGAGGGTGAGCACCAGCCCGGCAACCGACACCTGCCCGGCCACGTGCGCGGCGCTCGCGGCGACGAGCAGGTCGGCCCGGTCCCCGGGGGTGATCACCAGGGCGCCGTCGGTGAGGTGGTCCAGCAGGGTCGGCACGTGCGCGGCGCCGACCACGAAGTCCAGCACGTCCCGGCTGAGCGCGGCGTCGTCCCCGGCGAGCAGCTTGGCGCCGAGCGCTGCCGCCACCTCGGCCACCGTCGGCGCCGACACGCTCGGCACCTCCGGGATGGCGTACGCGGGCACCGGCAGGTCCGGCAGCGTCATCGGCTCGGTCACCCGGTTGGCGATGACCGCGAGCACCGTCGCGCCGAGGTCGGCCAGATCGTGGTACGCCCCGCGTACCGCCGCCGCGACCGCGGCCGGCTCCTGGCCGAAGCCGTCCACCACCGGCACCACGACACTGCCGAACTCGATGGCCAGCCGGGCGTTGAAGGCCAGCTCCCGAGGGTGGGCCGGGTCGCCCGGGTCGTCGAAGTCGCTGCCCACCACGACGACCGCCGGGCACTGCCGCTCGACCGCCCGGTACCGCTCGACGACCGCGGAGATCAGTTCCTCCCGTCGGCCGTCGGCGACCAGCGTCGCCGCCTCGGCGTACGTGGCCCCGGCCAGGTCGGCGAGGGGCACCTCGACCCGGTACCGCTCGCTGAGCAGGGCGAGAATCGGGTCCGCGCCGCTGGAGGCCACCAGCGGCCGAAAGACGCCGATCCGCCCCACCTGCCGCGACAACAGTTCGGCCAACCCGAGCGCGACAGTCGACTTGCCCCCACCAGAACCCACGCTGGTCAGATAAACGCTCCGAGCCACAGCCCCCACCCCGCCCTCGGTGATCAAGACGTTCGCGTCAGTTCCGGCCCCCATGGTGACCGAAAGCTCTTGATCACCGGGGGTGGAACGGAATCATGCGTCGTCGTCGTCGGGGTCGTCCAGGCGGGCCAGGTACGTGGCCAGCCGCTCGATGGGGGTTTCGAAGTCGGGGTTGAGGTCGACGAAGTCGCGCAGGCGTTCGCCCAGCCACTCCAGGGTCACCTGCTCGTCGCCCCGACGCTCGACCAGTTCCTCGATGCCACGGTCGGTGAAGTACATCGCGTGCGTCCTCGTGTTCGGCCCGGCGGGTTTCCGGGCGGGTGGACCGACGCGAGCCGGGGCAGGACCGTGGAAACGGCCCTGCCCCGGCTCGCGTGGTGCGGTCAGGTCACGGGCGGGGGAGAGCCGCCTCGATCAGCGCGGTCTGCTCGACCTCGTGGGTCTTGGCCGAGCCGACCGCCGGGGCGGCCGCGGCCGGGCGGGAGATCCGCCGCAGGCGCACGTCGGTCAGGTGCTCCAGCAGGTTGAGCGCGACGAACGACCAGGCGCCCTGGTTGGCCGGCTCCTCCTGCACCCAGGCGAAGTCCTCCGCGTTCGGGTACTGCGCCAGGGCGGCCCGGATCTCCTCCACCGGCAGCGGGTACAGCTGCTCGAGCCGGAGGATCGCCGTGTCGGTGACGCCGCGCTCCTGCCGGGCCTGGAACAGGTCGTAGTAGACCTTGCCCGAGCAGAGCAGCACCCGCTTCACCGCCTCCGGCGCCGGAGCGGCGGTGTCGCGCAGCACCGGCTGGAAGGTGCCGGTGGTGAAGTCCTCCACCGAGGAGACGCAGAGCTTGTGCCGCAGCAGCGACTTCGGGGTGAACACCACCAGCGGCTTGCGCTTGGGCGACAGGGCCTGGCGGCGCAGCAGGTGGAAGTAGTTCGCCGGGGTCGTCGGGATGGCCACCCGCATGTTGTCCTCGGCGCACATCTGCAGGAACCGCTCCGGCCGCCCGGAGGTGTGGTCCGGGCCCTGGCCCTCGTGGCCGTGCGGCAGCAGCAGGGTGACAGCGGAGCGCTGGCCCCACTTCACCTCACCCGAGGAGATGAACTCGTCGATCACCGACTGGGCGCCGTTGACGAAGTCGCCGAACTGGGCCTCCCAGGCGACCAGGGCGTTGATGTTCTCCACCGAGTAGCCGTACTCGAAGCCCATCGCCGCGTACTCGCTGAGCAGCGAGTCGTGCACGAAGAACCGGGAGCGCTCGCCGTCGGCGGTGAGCGACTTCAGTGGCAGGTAGTCGTCCCCGGTGCGGGAGTCGACCACCGAGGCGTGCCGCTGGACGAACGTGCCGCGACGCGAGTCCTGACCGGCGAGCCGGACGGTGACCCCGTCGTGCAGCAGCGACCCGAACGCGATGATCTCGCCGTAGCCCCAGTCGATGTTGCCCTCGACGGACATCTTGGCCCGCCGGTCGAGCAGCTGCTGGATCCGCTTGTGCGGGGTGAAGCCCTCGGGCAGGTTGACGTGCGCCTCGCCGATCGCCTTGATCACGGAGGCGTCGGTGGCGGTGTCGACCTGCGGCTCCGGCTCCTCCTCGCGGCGCGGCCGGTTGAGCTGGCGCGGTGCCGAGGCGGCGTCCCGGGTGGCCTTGAAGACCTTCTCCAGCTGCGCCTGGTAGTCGCGGAGCAGCTCTTCCGCGTCTTCCACGGTGATGTCGCCGCGACCGATCAGCTCCTCGGTGTAGAGCTTGCGGACCGACCGCTTCGAGTCAATGATCTTGTACATCTGTGGGTTGGACATCGACGGGTCGTCGCCCTCGTTGTGCCCGCGCCGGCGGTAGCAGACCATGTCGATCACGACGTCCTTGTTGAACGTCTGCCGGTATTCGAACGCCAGCCGGGCGACCCGGACCACGGCCTCGGGGTCGTCGCCGTTGACGTGGAAGATCGGCGCCTGGATCATCCGGGCCACGTCGGTGCTGTAGAGGCTGGACCGGCTGTACTCCGGGGCGGTGGTGAAGCCGACCTGGTTGTTGACCACCACGTGCACCGTGCCACCGGTGCGGTAACCGCGCAGCTGCGACAGGTTGAGGGTCTCGGCGACCACACCCTGCCCGGCGAACGCGGCGTCACCGTGCACCGCCAGCGGCAGCACCGTGTAGCCCTCCAGCTTGAGGTCGATCCGGTCCTGCTTGGCCCGGACGATGCCCTCCAGCACCGGGTCGACGGCCTCCAGGTGCGACGGGTTGGCCACCACCGACACCTTGACCGCGTGCTCGCCGTCCGGGGTGGTGAACTTGCCGTTCTGGCCCAGGTGGTATTTCACGTCGCCGGAGCCCTGCGTCGAGCGCGGGTCCAGGTGACCCTCGAACTCCGAGAAGATCTTCTCGTACGGCTTGCCGACGATGTTGGCCAGCACGTTGAGTCGACCCCGGTGGGCCATGCCGATGACGACCTCGTCCAGGCCGCTCTCGGCGGAGGACTCCAGCACCTCCCCGAGCAGCGGGATCAGCGACTCGCCGCCCTCCAGCGAGAAGCGCTTCTGGCCCACGTACTTGGTCTGCAGGAAGGTCTCGAACGCCTCGGCGGCGTTGAGCCGGTTGAGCACGTGCTTCTGCTCGTCTGCCGACGGCTTCTCGTACTTGCGCTCGATACGCTCCTGGACCCAGCGCCGCTCCTCCGGGTCCTGGATGTGCATGTACTCGATGCCGACCCGGCGGCAGTACGAGTCGCGCAGCACCCCGAGGATCTCGCGCAGCTTCATCCGCTGGCGGCCGGCGAAGCCGTTGACCGGGAACTCCCGGTCCAGGTCCCACAGGGTCAGCCCGTGCTGGAGGACGTCCAGGTCGGGGTGCTTGCGGATCTTGAACTCGAGTGGGTCGGTGTCGGCCATCAGGTGACCGCGCACCCGGTACGCGTGGATCAGCTCGTGCACCCGGGCGGTCTTGTTGATCTGGCCCTCGGAGCTGACCGCCACGTCGCGCATCCAGCGCACCGGCTCGTACGGGATGCGCAGCGCGGTGAAGATCTGGTCGTAGAAGCCGTGCTCACCCAGGATCAGCTCGTGCATGACCTTGAGGAACTCGCCGGACTGCGCGCCCTGGATGATCCGGTGGTCGTACGTGCTGGTCAGCGTGATGATCTTGCTGACCGCCAGCTCGGCCAGGGTGGCCTCGGACATGCCCTGGTAGGGGGCCGGGTACTCCATCGCGCCCACGCCGATGATCGCGCTCTGCCCCTGCATGAGCCGCGGCATCGAGTGCACGGTGCCGATGCCGCCCGGGTTGGTCAGCGAGATCGTGGTGCCGGAGTAGTCCTCCATGGTCAGCTCGTTGCGCCGCGCCCGTCGGACCACGTCCTCGTACGCCTGCCAGAACTGCCGGAAGTCCATCTGCTCGCAGCCCTTGATGGAGGGGACCACCAGGTTGCGGCTGCCGTCGGGCTTGGCCAGGTCGATCGCGATGCCGAGGTTGACGTGCGCCGGGCGGACCACCGCCGGCTTGCCGTTGGCCTCGGCGAAGGAGTTGTTCATCTCCGGGTGCGCCACCAGCGCCCGGACCATCGCGTAGCCCACCAGGTGGGTGAAGCTGACCTTGCCACCGCGCCCTCGGGCGAGGTGGTTGTTGATCACGATGCGGTTGTCGACCAGCAGCTTCGCCGGGACCGCGCGGACACTGGTCGCGGTGGGCACGCTCAGCGAGGCGTCCATGTTCTGGACGATCTTCGCGGCGACGCCACGCAGCGGCGTGGTCTGCGGACCGTCAGCGGTCGGCGCGGCGGCCTTGGCGGCCGGCTTGGCCTTCTCCGTCGCGGCCTTGGGCGCGGCCGGAGCAGCGGCGGCGGGCTTGGCCGGTGCCGACTGGGCGGCGGCCGGCTTCGCGTCGGCCGGCGCGATCGCCGGCTTCGCCGGGGCGCTCGGCTGGCCGACCTTGGCGACCGCCTCGGGCTGACCGTCCGGCTCGGGGGCGGCGGCCGGCTTGTCCGACGACTCGGCCCCACGCGGGGTGGCCGCTCCGGGCGCCGGGCGGTAGTCGGCGAAGAAGTCGTGCCAGGCCGAATCGACGCTCGTTGGGTCGGCGAGGTAACGCTGGTACATCTCCTCGACGATCCACTCATTCGGGCCGAAACCCGCTAGTGGGTTCTCCTGCGAAGTCTGCTGGGTCGACACGGCCGGTAATCGCCTCTTTCACGCGGGTTCGAGTGGCACGCGGTGCGTCCCTCGCGCCCGGTAGGGGAGCGCGAACTGGACGGTTCCCAGGCTACGCCGTGCCGATCCCGCAGGCATTTCCGCCTCGGTCCCGTGGCCGGTTTCACAGAAGATGCCAGAAGTTCACCAACCGCTGCGTGGTCGGCCGCCAACTGCTAGGCGGGCCGTCGGGAGCGTAACGGCAGGCAACTGAGTACGGATGCCGATGTCTCCGTGCCGCGAGTCCGGTGAGGATCCTTCGCATGGATCACAACGGGGTACGGGGGCGCTACGGCCGGAGTGTGGCGGTGGCGTCCGGTTGGTACGTGACTGTCGGCGCGGCCGT
Coding sequences within:
- the pta gene encoding phosphate acetyltransferase, producing the protein MGAVARSVYLTSVGSGGGKSTVALGLAELLSRQVGRIGVFRPLVASSGADPILALLSERYRVEVPLADLAGATYAEAATLVADGRREELISAVVERYRAVERQCPAVVVVGSDFDDPGDPAHPRELAFNARLAIEFGSVVVPVVDGFGQEPAAVAAAVRGAYHDLADLGATVLAVIANRVTEPMTLPDLPVPAYAIPEVPSVSAPTVAEVAAALGAKLLAGDDAALSRDVLDFVVGAAHVPTLLDHLTDGALVITPGDRADLLVAASAAHVAGQVSVAGLVLTLGEQPDPRVMRLVEGLNTGLAVLSVGSDSYDTVAASSRIEGRPSAANPRKVEAALGAFERCVDTDDLARRLRVSRSARVTPLMFENELIDRARSHRRHLVLPEGAEDRILRAAEILLRRGVAELTLLGRPDDIARRTRELGVDLGDANVVDPVTSGWRDDFAVEYARLRAHRGVTAELAHDIVAQPNYFGTLMVATGRADGMVSGATHTTAATIRPAFEIIRTVPEVSVASSVFFMLLADRVLVYGDCAVNRDPDAAQLADIAISSADTAARFGIEPRVAMLSYSTGSSGAGEDVEKVAAATALVRERRPDLLVEGPIQYDAAIDPAVAATKLPGSPVAGHATVFIFPDLNTGNNTYKAVQRSAGAVAVGPVMQGLRRPVNDLSRGAGVPDIVNTVAITAIQAATEEAS
- a CDS encoding DUF6104 family protein, producing the protein MYFTDRGIEELVERRGDEQVTLEWLGERLRDFVDLNPDFETPIERLATYLARLDDPDDDDA
- a CDS encoding multifunctional oxoglutarate decarboxylase/oxoglutarate dehydrogenase thiamine pyrophosphate-binding subunit/dihydrolipoyllysine-residue succinyltransferase subunit is translated as MSTQQTSQENPLAGFGPNEWIVEEMYQRYLADPTSVDSAWHDFFADYRPAPGAATPRGAESSDKPAAAPEPDGQPEAVAKVGQPSAPAKPAIAPADAKPAAAQSAPAKPAAAAPAAPKAATEKAKPAAKAAAPTADGPQTTPLRGVAAKIVQNMDASLSVPTATSVRAVPAKLLVDNRIVINNHLARGRGGKVSFTHLVGYAMVRALVAHPEMNNSFAEANGKPAVVRPAHVNLGIAIDLAKPDGSRNLVVPSIKGCEQMDFRQFWQAYEDVVRRARRNELTMEDYSGTTISLTNPGGIGTVHSMPRLMQGQSAIIGVGAMEYPAPYQGMSEATLAELAVSKIITLTSTYDHRIIQGAQSGEFLKVMHELILGEHGFYDQIFTALRIPYEPVRWMRDVAVSSEGQINKTARVHELIHAYRVRGHLMADTDPLEFKIRKHPDLDVLQHGLTLWDLDREFPVNGFAGRQRMKLREILGVLRDSYCRRVGIEYMHIQDPEERRWVQERIERKYEKPSADEQKHVLNRLNAAEAFETFLQTKYVGQKRFSLEGGESLIPLLGEVLESSAESGLDEVVIGMAHRGRLNVLANIVGKPYEKIFSEFEGHLDPRSTQGSGDVKYHLGQNGKFTTPDGEHAVKVSVVANPSHLEAVDPVLEGIVRAKQDRIDLKLEGYTVLPLAVHGDAAFAGQGVVAETLNLSQLRGYRTGGTVHVVVNNQVGFTTAPEYSRSSLYSTDVARMIQAPIFHVNGDDPEAVVRVARLAFEYRQTFNKDVVIDMVCYRRRGHNEGDDPSMSNPQMYKIIDSKRSVRKLYTEELIGRGDITVEDAEELLRDYQAQLEKVFKATRDAASAPRQLNRPRREEEPEPQVDTATDASVIKAIGEAHVNLPEGFTPHKRIQQLLDRRAKMSVEGNIDWGYGEIIAFGSLLHDGVTVRLAGQDSRRGTFVQRHASVVDSRTGDDYLPLKSLTADGERSRFFVHDSLLSEYAAMGFEYGYSVENINALVAWEAQFGDFVNGAQSVIDEFISSGEVKWGQRSAVTLLLPHGHEGQGPDHTSGRPERFLQMCAEDNMRVAIPTTPANYFHLLRRQALSPKRKPLVVFTPKSLLRHKLCVSSVEDFTTGTFQPVLRDTAAPAPEAVKRVLLCSGKVYYDLFQARQERGVTDTAILRLEQLYPLPVEEIRAALAQYPNAEDFAWVQEEPANQGAWSFVALNLLEHLTDVRLRRISRPAAAAPAVGSAKTHEVEQTALIEAALPRP